A stretch of DNA from Roseovarius faecimaris:
ATCTCAAAGTGTCCGACCTCGACCGCGCCATCGGCTTCTATTCCGGTGTGCTGGGCTTTGAGTTACAACAGAAATTCGGCAGCGGCGCCGCTTTCCTCTCGGCGGGCGGCTATCACCACCATATCGGCCTGAATACCTGGGAATCTCGGGGCGGCACCGCCCCGCCAAAGGGGCATACCGGGCTCTATCACACCGCCTTTCTCTATCCCGACCGCGCGCAGCTTGCCGATGCGGTGCGCCGCGTGGTCAATGCAGGCTACCCCATCGAAGGGGCTGCCGATCATGGCGTGAGCGAGGCCGTCTATCTCTCGGATCCCGACGGCAACGGCGTCGAGCTCTACCGCGACCGTGCGCCCGACGAGTGGCCGCGCGATGCGGACGGCGCACTTGCCATGTTCAACGCTCCGCTCGACGTGGCCGCCTTGCTTGCCGAAGCCCCCTGACCGTCTGGACCTTACCGGTTCTTGCTCCTAGGGTGCGGGCAAGCAGGGAGAGCAAAGATGGCAACCGGCACCAATATACGCACCTATTTTAACGGGTCCTGGCATGATGGGGATGTGCCGCTGATGAAAGCGGCGGATCACGGCATGTGGCTCGGCAGCAACGTGTTTGATGGCGCGCGGTTCGCGAACGGGCTAACCCCCGATCTCGATAAACACTGCGCGCGGGTCAACGCCTCGGCCGAGGCGCTGATGGTCACACCGACCGTCAGCGCCGGCGACATGGTCGAGATCGTGCGCGAAGGGCTCAAATCCTATGCGCCCGATGCCGCTGTCTATATTCGCCCGATGTACTGGGCCGTCGAGGGCGGCATGTCGGCCATCGTGCCGAAAGAGGGAGGCGAGACCGGCTTTGCCATCTGCCTCGAAGAGATCCCGATGGCCGCACCCACCGCGTCGGCCACGCTGACACGTACCCGCTTTCGCCGCCCGGTGCTGGAGGATGCGGTGGTC
This window harbors:
- a CDS encoding VOC family protein; protein product: MTQPVHPAASIGHVHLKVSDLDRAIGFYSGVLGFELQQKFGSGAAFLSAGGYHHHIGLNTWESRGGTAPPKGHTGLYHTAFLYPDRAQLADAVRRVVNAGYPIEGAADHGVSEAVYLSDPDGNGVELYRDRAPDEWPRDADGALAMFNAPLDVAALLAEAP
- a CDS encoding branched-chain amino acid aminotransferase, translating into MATGTNIRTYFNGSWHDGDVPLMKAADHGMWLGSNVFDGARFANGLTPDLDKHCARVNASAEALMVTPTVSAGDMVEIVREGLKSYAPDAAVYIRPMYWAVEGGMSAIVPKEGGETGFAICLEEIPMAAPTASATLTRTRFRRPVLEDAVVNAKAACLYPNNARMLAEARDKGFTNALVTDALGNVAEAATANVFAVKDGEVFTPVPNGTFLAGITRARHIENLRADGVKVHETVMGFADFEEADEVFLSGNMMKVTPVTAFDDRSYQIGPITNRVREMYWDWAASTG